A single region of the Rathayibacter rathayi genome encodes:
- a CDS encoding M1 family metallopeptidase, with amino-acid sequence MSPGLIGLETAGDPDVPGIGNTGYRVESYTLDLDYRVASNRLAGRATLHVLALQPLRRFSLDLSRLRVARVRIDGRRARHEQAPHKLRVTPAEPLVAGERIIVEIDYSGHPAPRASHWGELGWEELADGVLVASQPSGSSTWFPCNDDVAEKAPYRLRVTAEEGYAVLANGVLLDSSARSGRRTWLYEQREPTAAYLASVQIGRYVLEERVLAGVAVTLARPAALAARVAHDFAPLERMLALFTRLFGPYPFARYCVVVTADELEIPLEAQAMAVFGANHADGGGGSERLIAHELAHQWFGNSVGIARWRHIWLNEGFACYAEWLWSEESGRASADACARRHHAVLRAAAQDLVLADPGPVALFDDRVYKRGALTVHALRLTVGDEPFFRLLRAWTSRYAFAAVTDEEFRDLCTELLGDGVDDLLDAWLLDEELPPLPPAR; translated from the coding sequence GTGAGCCCCGGCCTGATCGGGCTCGAGACGGCCGGCGACCCGGACGTCCCGGGCATCGGGAACACCGGCTACCGCGTCGAGTCGTACACCCTCGACCTCGACTACCGCGTCGCCTCGAACCGGCTGGCCGGCCGGGCGACGCTGCACGTCCTCGCCCTCCAGCCGCTGCGGCGCTTCTCCCTCGACCTCTCCCGACTCCGCGTCGCCCGGGTGCGGATCGACGGGCGCCGCGCCCGCCATGAGCAGGCACCGCACAAGCTGCGGGTCACCCCGGCCGAACCCCTGGTCGCCGGCGAGCGCATCATCGTCGAGATCGACTACAGCGGCCACCCCGCCCCGCGCGCGAGCCACTGGGGCGAGCTGGGGTGGGAGGAATTGGCGGACGGCGTACTCGTCGCCTCGCAGCCCTCCGGCTCCTCCACCTGGTTTCCCTGCAACGACGATGTCGCAGAGAAGGCGCCCTACCGGCTCCGCGTCACGGCCGAGGAGGGCTACGCCGTGCTCGCGAACGGGGTACTCCTCGACTCGAGCGCTCGCTCGGGCCGCCGCACCTGGCTCTACGAGCAGCGCGAGCCCACAGCCGCGTATCTCGCGTCGGTGCAGATCGGCCGGTACGTGCTCGAGGAGCGGGTACTCGCCGGAGTCGCGGTGACCCTCGCCCGTCCGGCCGCCCTGGCCGCGCGGGTCGCTCACGACTTCGCTCCGCTGGAACGCATGCTCGCCCTTTTCACCCGGCTCTTCGGGCCGTATCCCTTCGCCCGCTACTGTGTCGTCGTCACCGCGGACGAGCTCGAGATCCCGCTCGAAGCGCAGGCGATGGCCGTCTTCGGAGCGAACCACGCCGACGGCGGCGGCGGGTCGGAGCGCCTGATCGCGCACGAACTCGCGCACCAGTGGTTCGGCAACAGCGTCGGTATCGCCCGCTGGCGGCACATCTGGCTCAACGAGGGCTTCGCCTGCTACGCCGAGTGGCTGTGGTCCGAGGAGTCGGGACGCGCTTCCGCGGACGCCTGCGCCCGCCGCCACCACGCGGTGTTGCGGGCTGCGGCGCAGGATCTGGTGCTCGCCGACCCCGGGCCGGTCGCACTGTTCGATGACCGCGTCTACAAACGCGGCGCGCTCACCGTGCACGCGCTGCGGCTCACCGTCGGCGACGAGCCCTTCTTCCGCCTTCTGCGCGCCTGGACCTCCCGCTACGCCTTCGCCGCCGTCACCGATGAGGAGTTCCGCGACCTCTGCACCGAGCTGCTCGGCGACGGGGTGGACGACCTGCTCGACGCCTGGCTCCTCGACGAGGAGCTGCCGCCGCTACCGCCCGCCCGCTGA
- a CDS encoding GTP pyrophosphokinase — protein MSSIDSVDFTKWDWLPRAAEEIEGYVQRLLAESSIQPHAVSARAKSIASFQRKQRAKKYSDPMGKMTDIVAIRIITYSITDRDRARELILSRFAVVSGEDRNPGKEKEEKLPHLRGYDCLHIVVSGEVDGHDSDWVVSGGELERYFTTFGGLEIQIRTVAGHAWAEFEHARRYKGAQYEAVGEQDRVTIDQLFGAASDARRALDETFVAIDRILARPSVDEESRHDQVRIEPAAGLGETAATPLDVRTLCEFLESRFPDDTDGSEKGIEFGIELARCCGIDTVDQLESALEDVDSEQVRALMESGGPVTRVRRLDDELLARFGQDYIEKTTNTGTARHRGRQLEWRYDRLRGKTQYWTYRLLSRSVLGRSGRTEFDAGPYTAAGALREVVRIVASECGREAVSHQGVVVSESDLPPGTRAKRISVDDDSDIWVISNLGREAVEGAMADLLSRVRPFDLRVVRGDVVVADGRSERPQ, from the coding sequence ATGAGCAGTATCGACAGCGTGGACTTCACGAAGTGGGACTGGCTTCCCCGCGCGGCGGAGGAGATCGAGGGCTATGTGCAGCGATTGCTCGCCGAGTCGAGCATCCAGCCGCACGCCGTCTCGGCGCGGGCAAAGTCGATAGCGTCCTTCCAGCGGAAGCAGCGGGCGAAGAAGTACTCGGACCCTATGGGGAAAATGACGGACATCGTTGCGATCCGCATCATCACCTACTCCATTACCGATCGGGACAGAGCCCGTGAACTGATCCTCTCCCGGTTCGCCGTCGTGAGCGGCGAGGACCGGAATCCGGGAAAAGAGAAAGAAGAGAAGCTGCCACACCTGCGCGGATACGACTGTCTGCACATCGTCGTGTCGGGAGAAGTCGACGGCCATGATTCCGACTGGGTCGTCTCCGGCGGAGAACTTGAGCGCTACTTCACGACGTTCGGAGGGCTGGAGATCCAGATCCGCACCGTGGCCGGACACGCGTGGGCCGAATTCGAGCATGCACGCCGATATAAAGGCGCGCAGTACGAGGCAGTCGGCGAGCAGGACAGAGTAACGATCGACCAGCTCTTCGGAGCGGCGTCCGACGCTCGTCGAGCGCTCGATGAGACGTTCGTGGCGATCGACCGGATTCTCGCGCGGCCGTCGGTCGACGAGGAGAGCCGGCACGACCAGGTCCGTATCGAGCCGGCGGCTGGCCTGGGGGAGACCGCGGCGACGCCTCTGGACGTCCGGACGCTCTGCGAGTTCCTGGAATCGAGGTTCCCCGATGACACGGACGGCAGCGAGAAGGGGATCGAATTCGGAATCGAGCTCGCACGATGCTGCGGGATCGACACGGTCGACCAGCTGGAATCGGCCTTGGAGGACGTCGACAGCGAGCAGGTGCGGGCGCTGATGGAATCGGGTGGTCCGGTCACTCGGGTCCGGCGTCTCGACGACGAGCTGCTCGCGCGCTTCGGGCAGGATTACATCGAGAAAACCACGAATACGGGGACCGCTCGTCATCGCGGCCGGCAGCTCGAATGGCGTTACGATCGGTTGCGAGGAAAAACGCAGTACTGGACCTATCGCCTGCTCAGCCGTTCTGTGCTCGGCCGTTCTGGTCGGACGGAGTTCGATGCGGGGCCGTACACAGCAGCCGGTGCTCTACGGGAAGTCGTGCGAATCGTCGCGAGTGAATGTGGGAGGGAGGCCGTCTCTCATCAGGGAGTCGTCGTCTCAGAATCCGATCTACCTCCAGGGACGAGGGCCAAGCGGATCTCGGTCGACGACGACTCGGACATCTGGGTGATCTCGAATCTCGGTCGCGAGGCGGTGGAGGGAGCTATGGCGGACCTGCTCTCACGGGTCCGCCCCTTCGACCTCCGGGTCGTGCGGGGCGATGTCGTAGTCGCCGACGGCCGGAGCGAACGCCCCCAGTGA
- a CDS encoding Pls/PosA family non-ribosomal peptide synthetase — MTETARPQDVLDAAAATTPPRTLIDVLRDTAQRHPDASALEDPAGALSYRELLARTVQLAAELAAAGVRQGDRVGVRMPSGSRELYLAILAVLAAGAAYVPVDADDPEERARLVFGEAAVRGVITGSGRFERSGTEEPAARLFTATAPHPSTASIPLLQPPTLEDDAWIIFTSGSTGTPKGVAVSHRSAAAFVDAEARLFLQEEPLGPGDRVLAGLSVAFDASCEEMWLAWRHGACLVPAPRSLVRSGMDLGPWLTTHGITVVSTVPTLAVLWPAESLENVRLLIFGGEACPPELGERLAVEGREVWNTYGPTEATVVACAAPLGGPAPVRIGLPLDGWRLAVVDAEGRRVGEGEVGELMIGGVGLARYLDPVKDAEKYAPAPLLGWERAYRSGDLVRFESAGLVFQGRADDQVKLGGRRIELGEVEAALQGLSGVSGAAAAVRTTAAGNQVLVGYLALTGGRALDRDAALTRLREELPASLVPLLAVVDELPTRVSGKVDRAALPWPLADVTEDASLDPEEAWLAGLWCDVLGVPVDERANFFDLGGGSLAAAQLVARIRERDPDFTVADVYAHPRLAAMSAEIQSRATGAAEVSAHRITPVPLRMRVLQTLLGAPLLALGSARWVTAILTVTAVLNLVPGFSWLPTAPLAALIPAFALFLTPFGRMGLTVLAARTLLRGIRAGDHPRGGSVHLRLWLAEQIAFQLKAVSLAGAPWVAYYARALGARIAADVDLHSLPPLTGMLTLGRGAAIEPEVDLSGYWIDGDVLRVGAVRVGAGSTVGARSTLLPGARIGKHAQIEPGSAVFGRVPAGQRWGGSPAQRLGRANAGFPAERPARGPAWVWAYGVSAVGLAAIPVLALAAGLAVVALAAQHSADLGAALGPSVAALVPAVVVSGVVLAALVVVLVRLLGRGVEPGTHPVRGRIGWQVWSTERLLDSARVLLFPLYSGLFTPVWLRLLGARVGRDVEASTVLLLPAMTTIRDGAFLADDTLVASYALGGGWMRLARAEIGERAFLGNSGMAAPGHTVPAGGLVAVLSSAPRKAKPGSSWLGSPPVRLRRTVLEAESARTFRPARRLRAARIIWELGRFVPVVVSIAIGLGVVAGLLALILALGPVLAALAGGVVLLAAGALAAAVSTAAKWLLIQRVEPSEKPLWCSFVWRSELADTFTEMVAAPWFAHAATGTPALVWWLRSLGARIGRGVWCESYWLPEADLISLGDGTTVNRGCVVQTHLFHDRIMSMDLVSLDAGATLGPHSVILPAARIAEHGTVGPASLVMRGELVPAGSRWSGNPIGPWREVRVADYHAPIA; from the coding sequence GTGACAGAGACGGCCCGCCCCCAGGACGTGCTCGACGCAGCAGCCGCGACGACCCCGCCGCGCACACTGATCGATGTCCTCCGCGACACCGCCCAACGCCACCCCGACGCCTCCGCCCTCGAGGACCCGGCCGGCGCCCTGAGCTATCGGGAGCTGCTGGCCCGCACCGTGCAGCTCGCCGCCGAACTCGCCGCAGCCGGCGTCCGCCAAGGCGACCGCGTCGGCGTCCGGATGCCCAGCGGTTCGCGCGAGCTGTACCTCGCGATCCTGGCCGTCCTCGCCGCCGGAGCCGCCTACGTCCCGGTCGATGCGGACGACCCGGAGGAGCGCGCCCGCCTCGTCTTCGGCGAGGCCGCCGTCCGCGGCGTGATCACCGGCTCCGGACGCTTCGAGCGGAGCGGGACCGAGGAGCCGGCCGCGCGCCTGTTCACCGCGACCGCGCCGCACCCGAGCACCGCGTCGATCCCGCTGCTGCAACCGCCCACGCTCGAGGACGACGCCTGGATCATCTTCACTTCCGGCTCCACCGGCACCCCGAAGGGCGTGGCGGTCAGCCACCGCTCGGCCGCCGCGTTCGTCGACGCCGAGGCCCGCCTGTTCCTGCAGGAGGAGCCGCTCGGCCCCGGCGACCGCGTGCTGGCCGGTCTCTCGGTCGCCTTCGACGCCTCCTGCGAGGAGATGTGGCTCGCCTGGCGACACGGCGCCTGCCTGGTCCCGGCGCCGCGCTCGCTCGTACGCAGCGGCATGGACCTGGGCCCGTGGCTGACCACGCACGGCATCACGGTGGTCTCGACGGTGCCGACGCTCGCCGTGCTCTGGCCCGCGGAGTCACTCGAGAACGTCCGCCTGCTGATCTTCGGCGGCGAGGCTTGCCCTCCCGAACTCGGCGAACGCCTCGCTGTCGAGGGCCGCGAGGTGTGGAACACCTACGGCCCGACCGAGGCCACCGTCGTCGCCTGCGCCGCCCCACTCGGCGGGCCCGCCCCGGTGCGCATCGGTCTGCCGCTGGACGGCTGGCGACTCGCCGTCGTCGACGCGGAGGGACGGCGCGTCGGCGAGGGCGAGGTCGGCGAGCTGATGATCGGCGGAGTCGGGCTCGCCCGCTACCTCGACCCGGTCAAGGACGCCGAGAAGTATGCGCCCGCGCCGCTACTGGGCTGGGAGCGCGCCTACCGCTCCGGCGACCTCGTGCGCTTCGAGAGCGCCGGCCTCGTCTTCCAGGGACGCGCCGACGACCAGGTAAAGCTCGGCGGCCGCAGGATCGAGCTCGGCGAGGTCGAGGCGGCGCTGCAGGGGCTTTCCGGAGTCTCGGGGGCGGCCGCCGCGGTCCGCACCACCGCAGCGGGCAACCAGGTCCTCGTCGGCTACCTCGCCCTGACCGGCGGTCGCGCGCTCGACCGCGACGCCGCGCTGACGCGCCTGCGCGAGGAGCTACCCGCCTCCCTGGTGCCCCTGCTGGCCGTCGTCGACGAGCTGCCGACCCGCGTCTCCGGCAAGGTCGATCGCGCCGCGCTCCCCTGGCCGCTCGCCGACGTCACCGAAGATGCGTCCCTGGACCCCGAGGAGGCCTGGCTCGCCGGGCTCTGGTGCGACGTGCTCGGCGTGCCGGTCGATGAGCGCGCGAACTTCTTCGATCTCGGTGGTGGCTCCCTCGCCGCCGCCCAGCTCGTCGCGCGGATCCGCGAGCGCGACCCCGATTTCACGGTCGCCGACGTCTACGCCCACCCGCGCCTGGCCGCGATGTCCGCCGAGATCCAGAGCCGCGCGACCGGCGCCGCGGAGGTCTCCGCCCACCGGATCACCCCGGTCCCCCTCCGGATGCGCGTGCTACAGACCCTCCTCGGCGCACCGCTGCTCGCGCTCGGTAGCGCCCGCTGGGTCACCGCGATCCTCACCGTCACCGCCGTGCTCAACCTGGTGCCGGGCTTCAGCTGGCTGCCCACCGCCCCGCTCGCCGCCCTGATCCCCGCGTTCGCGCTCTTCCTCACGCCCTTCGGGCGGATGGGGCTCACCGTCCTAGCCGCTCGCACCCTGCTGCGCGGGATTCGCGCGGGCGATCATCCGCGCGGCGGCAGCGTGCACCTGCGGCTGTGGCTGGCCGAGCAGATCGCGTTCCAGCTGAAGGCCGTGAGCCTCGCCGGGGCCCCCTGGGTCGCCTACTACGCCCGCGCGCTCGGCGCCCGGATCGCCGCCGACGTCGACCTGCACTCGCTCCCGCCGCTGACCGGCATGCTCACGCTCGGCCGCGGCGCGGCGATCGAGCCCGAGGTGGATCTCTCCGGCTATTGGATCGACGGCGATGTCCTGCGCGTCGGCGCCGTCCGGGTCGGGGCCGGCAGCACGGTCGGGGCGCGCAGCACGCTGCTCCCCGGCGCTCGGATCGGCAAGCACGCGCAGATCGAGCCCGGCTCGGCCGTCTTCGGGCGGGTGCCGGCCGGGCAGCGCTGGGGCGGCTCCCCCGCCCAGCGGCTCGGCAGGGCCAACGCCGGATTCCCTGCGGAGCGTCCGGCGCGAGGTCCGGCGTGGGTCTGGGCCTACGGAGTATCGGCGGTCGGCCTCGCGGCGATCCCGGTGCTCGCCCTCGCGGCCGGACTCGCGGTCGTTGCCCTGGCTGCACAGCACTCCGCCGACCTCGGCGCCGCGCTCGGGCCGTCCGTCGCGGCGCTCGTCCCCGCCGTCGTCGTCTCCGGAGTCGTCCTCGCCGCGCTCGTGGTCGTCCTCGTGCGCCTGCTCGGTCGGGGCGTCGAGCCGGGCACGCACCCGGTGCGCGGGCGGATCGGCTGGCAGGTGTGGTCGACGGAGCGGCTGCTCGACTCCGCGCGCGTCCTGCTCTTCCCGCTCTACTCCGGCCTGTTCACCCCGGTCTGGCTCCGGCTGCTCGGCGCGAGGGTCGGCCGCGACGTCGAAGCCTCCACCGTGCTGCTCCTGCCCGCGATGACGACCATCCGCGACGGCGCGTTCCTCGCCGACGACACGCTCGTCGCCTCCTACGCCCTCGGCGGCGGGTGGATGCGGCTCGCCCGCGCCGAGATCGGCGAGCGCGCGTTCCTCGGCAACTCCGGCATGGCGGCTCCCGGCCACACCGTGCCCGCCGGCGGACTAGTGGCCGTGCTCTCCTCCGCGCCGCGGAAGGCGAAACCGGGCTCGTCCTGGCTGGGGTCGCCGCCAGTGCGGCTGAGGCGCACCGTCCTCGAGGCGGAGTCGGCGCGCACCTTCCGCCCGGCGCGACGGCTTCGCGCAGCCCGCATCATCTGGGAACTCGGCCGCTTCGTCCCGGTGGTCGTCTCGATCGCGATCGGCCTCGGGGTCGTCGCAGGACTGCTCGCGCTGATCCTGGCGCTCGGCCCGGTCCTCGCCGCGCTCGCCGGCGGCGTGGTGCTCCTGGCCGCCGGTGCCCTCGCCGCGGCCGTCTCCACTGCCGCGAAGTGGCTCCTGATCCAGCGCGTCGAGCCGAGCGAGAAGCCGCTGTGGTGCTCCTTCGTCTGGCGGAGCGAGCTGGCCGACACCTTCACCGAGATGGTCGCCGCACCCTGGTTCGCCCATGCGGCCACAGGGACCCCGGCGCTGGTCTGGTGGCTGCGGAGCCTGGGCGCGCGGATCGGGCGCGGCGTCTGGTGCGAGAGCTACTGGCTCCCCGAAGCCGATCTCATCTCCCTCGGCGACGGCACGACCGTGAATCGGGGCTGCGTCGTACAGACCCACCTGTTCCATGATCGAATCATGAGCATGGATCTCGTGAGCCTCGACGCCGGCGCCACCCTGGGCCCGCACAGCGTGATCCTCCCCGCCGCGCGGATCGCCGAGCACGGCACAGTCGGCCCCGCCTCCCTCGTCATGCGCGGCGAGCTGGTGCCCGCGGGCAGCCGGTGGAGCGGGAACCCGATCGGCCCGTGGCGTGAGGTGCGCGTGGCCGACTACCACGCGCCCATCGCGTGA
- a CDS encoding SDR family NAD(P)-dependent oxidoreductase, translating to MTRLEGAVVLVLGASGGLGRLLADSLEARGAVAVRSGRDSSALGEAPLVADLRGEDEPRRLIAEVLKRHGRLDGVVVAAGVVAFGPSAELDPAVLEELIEVNALAPIRVLTAALPSLVASAGTGGEPFALTISGVVAEAPTAGLAAYSASKAALHAFVKASVREYKRAGVLLLDARPGHIETELSRHPLAGDAPRFGAGLAPHAVVDRLLAALAGGETDLPPAAFSA from the coding sequence ATGACTCGTCTCGAGGGTGCCGTCGTCCTCGTCCTCGGGGCCTCCGGTGGCCTCGGCCGTCTGCTGGCCGACTCGCTGGAAGCGCGCGGTGCTGTGGCAGTGCGTTCCGGGCGGGACTCCTCCGCGCTCGGTGAGGCTCCTCTCGTCGCCGACCTGCGCGGAGAGGACGAGCCGCGCCGTCTGATCGCCGAGGTGCTGAAGCGGCACGGACGCCTCGATGGCGTGGTCGTGGCGGCGGGCGTGGTGGCGTTCGGCCCCTCCGCAGAGCTCGACCCGGCTGTGCTGGAGGAGCTGATCGAGGTGAATGCGCTTGCGCCGATCCGCGTTCTGACCGCGGCCCTGCCGTCGCTCGTCGCGTCGGCTGGCACAGGTGGCGAGCCGTTCGCGCTGACCATCAGCGGAGTGGTGGCGGAGGCGCCGACCGCCGGTCTCGCGGCGTACTCGGCCTCGAAGGCGGCGCTGCACGCCTTCGTGAAGGCCTCGGTGCGCGAGTATAAGCGGGCCGGCGTGCTGCTGCTCGACGCGCGGCCCGGGCACATCGAGACCGAGCTGTCGCGGCATCCGCTTGCGGGTGACGCTCCGCGGTTCGGTGCGGGTTTGGCCCCGCACGCGGTCGTCGACCGGCTGCTCGCCGCCCTGGCCGGCGGCGAGACCGACTTGCCGCCTGCCGCCTTCTCCGCCTGA
- a CDS encoding DUF2510 domain-containing protein, which yields MDEGAPAGWYRDQSDAAVMRWWDGKRFTEARQSARDEDATRQDAVSVRADGRVLGYLPNASAHRAALDRVVASEAVPVTTARLRVERGEEGLRAQHRRGGETAPGRRARRRALADAVGRCHPDPRPSRRPRPHRRRLCLSPRFPAEGRATLQAAKAVNLPDPWVHGRTVTWVVVGVCTLVGCRAGSSGACGTERGSPDGNIDRIASSALVGLCGVRLSLGAFAPAVGDYDIAPHDPEVEGADP from the coding sequence ATGGACGAGGGTGCGCCCGCGGGCTGGTACCGCGACCAGAGCGATGCGGCGGTGATGCGCTGGTGGGACGGCAAACGCTTCACCGAGGCGCGGCAGTCCGCGCGGGACGAGGATGCGACACGACAGGACGCCGTCTCGGTCCGCGCGGACGGCCGCGTCCTCGGCTACCTGCCCAACGCCTCCGCCCACCGCGCCGCCCTCGACCGGGTCGTGGCGAGCGAAGCCGTCCCCGTCACCACTGCGCGCCTGCGAGTCGAGCGAGGCGAGGAGGGCCTTCGCGCACAGCACCGGAGAGGTGGTGAAACTGCGCCTGGACGGCGAGCCCGTCGGCGAGCTCTCGCCGACGCTGTCGGCCGATGTCACCCCGACCCTCGGCCATCTCGCCGGCCTCGGCCTCACCGCCGCCGCCTATGCCTCTCTCCGCGGTTCCCCGCTGAAGGTCGAGCCACCCTCCAGGCCGCGAAAGCCGTCAATCTCCCCGACCCCTGGGTGCACGGCCGCACCGTCACCTGGGTGGTCGTCGGCGTCTGCACCCTGGTGGGCTGTCGAGCTGGATCATCGGGGGCGTGCGGAACTGAGCGAGGCTCTCCGGATGGCAACATCGATCGAATCGCATCATCGGCGTTGGTCGGACTCTGTGGTGTCCGCCTCTCACTGGGGGCGTTCGCTCCGGCCGTCGGCGACTACGACATCGCCCCGCACGACCCGGAGGTCGAAGGGGCGGACCCGTGA
- a CDS encoding 4'-phosphopantetheinyl transferase family protein has translation MGESGIGAELPGVHLRWLALDEQTLDARRLLPLLSAPERERYASTVAAPVAERFVFGRVLLRMLAAELTGTRASEVRVVACCRRCGAAHGRPRLEGRETALELLSVSIAHCAGAVVVAASSAGVVGVDVEPSLGTSERDEHITRIAGAPFATGGMRPADPVLHWTRIEAALKADGRGLELDPRRVHVHESRHAVEARIGEVRFRLAEPRLDPALRVSVALGPMGDTGAGPIIGWRREHGDALADSLVSAGGR, from the coding sequence ATGGGGGAGTCGGGGATCGGCGCGGAGCTGCCCGGCGTGCACCTGCGCTGGCTGGCGCTGGATGAGCAGACCCTGGATGCGCGACGGCTGCTGCCGCTGCTGAGCGCACCGGAGCGGGAGCGCTACGCCAGCACGGTCGCCGCGCCGGTGGCTGAGCGGTTCGTCTTCGGGCGGGTGCTGCTGCGGATGCTCGCCGCCGAGCTCACGGGCACGCGCGCGTCGGAGGTGCGGGTTGTCGCCTGCTGTAGGCGCTGCGGAGCAGCGCACGGCCGGCCTCGCCTGGAGGGGCGGGAGACCGCGCTGGAGCTGCTCTCGGTGAGCATCGCGCACTGCGCGGGCGCGGTGGTCGTCGCGGCGAGCAGCGCAGGAGTGGTCGGTGTCGACGTTGAGCCGTCCCTCGGGACATCGGAGCGCGACGAGCACATCACGCGGATCGCGGGGGCGCCGTTCGCGACGGGCGGTATGCGCCCCGCCGACCCCGTCCTGCACTGGACCCGGATCGAGGCCGCGCTGAAGGCGGACGGCCGCGGACTCGAGCTCGACCCGCGCCGCGTACATGTGCACGAGTCGCGGCACGCGGTAGAGGCGCGGATCGGCGAGGTCCGCTTCCGGTTGGCCGAACCGCGGCTCGATCCGGCGCTGCGGGTCAGCGTCGCCCTGGGGCCGATGGGGGACACGGGTGCCGGACCGATCATCGGCTGGCGGCGCGAGCACGGCGACGCTCTCGCGGACTCGCTGGTCTCAGCGGGCGGGCGGTAG